Below is a genomic region from Henckelia pumila isolate YLH828 chromosome 3, ASM3356847v2, whole genome shotgun sequence.
TGCTGATCCCACCTGATTTGATCACAGGCCTTTGCTAAAGCCCAGAAGACAAGATCTTACTTCAAGGGATTTCAAGTTCAATTGAAGAGAAGGAGCCGTATGTCTTCGGtgattgtttttgttttcttatTTTGAGCAGATAAGTTGGCGAACTATGAACTGTACTATCTCTTTCCTCAATTCAGAGGGTAAGACAGACTATAGGGCAAGGATTCGCTTGATCAATCAGGATAAGAATAAGTACAACACACCAAAATACCGGTTTGTTGTGAGATTTGTATCCTACCATAATCGTCTTTACTTACTAATTTATATAGTTCTATTGTTTATTTCTTGTATGCCTCTGCTATCTGCATTCAAAAGTATCAATTATTACAGGTTCTAAATTTTGGATTATTCCGGAACTCAGTAATTattttggaaaacattgtttattttgtttgatCTGTGCGATGTTGAATCATGCACCAAACTGTTTGGTCACTTTAAGTCACTTGGAATGGATATCTTTATTAATTTATGATCTTTCTACCAACGCATTGACACAGACTGTTGCAGATAGAATCAGTTATAAGTTAATGGTATTGTAATTTCATCTTTGTAATGTTGTGGATAAGTTATAAGTATCACTACAGTACAATATGTACCTTAACTTCATTCTTAGACCAATAAGAATATCATTGCTCAAATTGTATCTGCTAGCATTGCTGGCGACCATGTCCTTGCTGCTGCTTATTCGCATGAGCTGTCTCACTATGGTCTTGAAGTTGGCCTCACTAATTATGCTGCCGGTATTGTTGTATATTTATTTCTCACTTTTCTTACTCAAAATAAGGAAAAACATTCTAATGCAAACTTTTCCGATCTAGCTTACTGCACTGGGCTTCTATTGGCTCGTCGAATTCTGAAAAAGCTTGAAATAGATGAGGAATATGAAGGCAATGTTGAGGTGATTAGCCTCTTCTCCCTCCgcatttatcttttttttttttaaaatccttcTGTTGGCTTTTGTGTGCGCATGAATACAAGCAGATCTATATGTCACACGTATTGGCTGGTGTTGgcaagtgtgtgtgtgtggttcTTTTATGTTGGATTGCTTTATCTCCAACATAAATAGTACATATTCTTTTTTAGGCTACTGGAGAGGATTACTCTGTTGAACCAACTGAAAGTAGGAGGCCATTTCGTGTGCTCCTGGACGTAGGGCTTATAAGAACTACAACTGGAAACCGAGTTTTTGGTGCCCTAAAGGTATCTTTTTGTTTCCCTATATTAGGAATTGACATTCTGAAATTTACCCCGGGTTTCTTTAATTTTGTGTAGGCAATGCTATTCTTTTTACATGCGTCATCTGACTGGAAATAATTTGTTGTACTGTATCATCTGTGTAATAGACTTTACACAGATTTTTCTGATGAGTAGTAGCAACTGTGTACTATATGTAATCCCAAATTACACGTTGTATCCGCATGAGAAGGTTTTCTGATCAATCATTACCAACCGGTTTGCATTTGGGATTTTTGAGTCCGTGGTTCATGCTATTTTTCAGTAATGTCTGGTCTTATTATTTGCAAATTATTGTGGTGTGTTGGAAGAAATCGTGCTTATGCTGAAGCTTTATGATGTCAATAGTTGCTCAACTCTCTCATATCATTACAGGGAGCTCTGGATGGTGGACTTGACATACCCCATGGCGATAAGAGGTTTGCTGGATTTAAGAAGGACAACAAGCAACTTGACCCTGAAGTGCATAGGAAATACATATATGGAGGTCATGTTTCTGCCTACATGAACGTAAGTTTTAGATATGCACTATTTCCTTGCTTGACGCAGCGTTCTAAATGGCGGCCAAGGCGGCTGTTGACCTCACTCGTCTTTGCCTTAGATGGTTCTATAGGTGGTAGAAGATGAGCATGGCGGGTGAGACGTCAAagtcaacaaattttttttaaaaaataaaactagtAATCAATAAGCTTGTACCCTTTCTCTTCCAAAACATAATAGTCCCACCAGACCAGTTGCCTACAACCCCCTGCCTTGAATTGCCCACCGCCTCCTCCTACTACATCGGAGGAGGAGAATGAAGTTGTTGATTTTGAGTTAGATGATGAAAGGATTATGAATGTAGTGGTGCATCTGTAGATGATTTAGAAGATTAGCTATGTTTCGTCTAGTTCTTGTTGCCACGTCGGattgaaaatttgaattttaaacttAAGCTTTTGGTATAAGTaatgatattattttttagtattaACCTGGTgatgaatttttatgaatttcttgTTAGTTGCATTTGTATTTATTTGCACCttgtataaattaaattttattttattgtatttgcaTCGCAGGAACCTTATTTATGCATAAACATCATTTAGTTGCATACATTACTTAAAGAATGACGACTATTTGTAATTTCATTtgcatgattatatatatttacgtattaaaaaaattcatcccTCTAGGCAGACCGAGGTGGTAGGCGGTCACTGACTGCCCGCTACCGCCTACCTTCATTTACAACACTGTTTTGACGTTTGTCTATCACACTTACTAACTTTGATAGGTGTTATAGCTTACACCAATAAGTaagattttatcctttttataTAACTACAGTTGATTTTTGACCCTTGAATTTATAGAGTTTGATGGAAGATGAGCCCGAGAAGTACCAATCTCACTTCAGTGAGTTCATTAAAAAGGGTGTTGAGCCAGATACAATTGAGGAGATGTACAAGAAGGTTCATGCAGCCATTCGTGCTGATTCCGCTCAAAAGAAATCTGAAAAGAAGCAACCAAAGGAGCACAAGAGGTATGACATTCGCTTGGTAAAATATGAGTATGCATGGGCCATGGATGGTGCTGAAGTAAAGAGTTCTGTTTGATGAGCTTTGCATTGAGCTAATACAAATCTAAAGCATGTGCAATAGGACGTCCTTTTCAAGAATTAATATTACGCTACTTCTAACATATTTTTCGTT
It encodes:
- the LOC140887816 gene encoding large ribosomal subunit protein uL18-like isoform X2: MAFAKAQKTRSYFKGFQVQLKRRSQGKTDYRARIRLINQDKNKYNTPKYRFVVRFTNKNIIAQIVSASIAGDHVLAAAYSHELSHYGLEVGLTNYAAAYCTGLLLARRILKKLEIDEEYEGNVEATGEDYSVEPTESRRPFRVLLDVGLIRTTTGNRVFGALKGALDGGLDIPHGDKRFAGFKKDNKQLDPEVHRKYIYGGHVSAYMNSLMEDEPEKYQSHFSEFIKKGVEPDTIEEMYKKVHAAIRADSAQKKSEKKQPKEHKRYNLKKLTYEERKAKLVERLNALNSAKRNNDEDEDDDE
- the LOC140887816 gene encoding large ribosomal subunit protein uL18-like isoform X1, with the translated sequence MEPICMAFAKAQKTRSYFKGFQVQLKRRSQGKTDYRARIRLINQDKNKYNTPKYRFVVRFTNKNIIAQIVSASIAGDHVLAAAYSHELSHYGLEVGLTNYAAAYCTGLLLARRILKKLEIDEEYEGNVEATGEDYSVEPTESRRPFRVLLDVGLIRTTTGNRVFGALKGALDGGLDIPHGDKRFAGFKKDNKQLDPEVHRKYIYGGHVSAYMNSLMEDEPEKYQSHFSEFIKKGVEPDTIEEMYKKVHAAIRADSAQKKSEKKQPKEHKRYNLKKLTYEERKAKLVERLNALNSAKRNNDEDEDDDE